A window from Pseudomonas alloputida encodes these proteins:
- a CDS encoding class I SAM-dependent rRNA methyltransferase, with amino-acid sequence MSLPSLRLKANADRRLRAGHLWVYSNEVDVSATPLQGFQAGQQAILEAANGKPLGIVALSPNNLICARLLSRDIKLPLDKSLLVHRLNVALSLRERLFEQPCYRLVYGDSDLLPGLVVDRFFDILVVQLASATMEAHKDDVIAALVQVLKPSGILFKNDSAARDAEGLQRYVETVYGEVPDWVPLEENGVKFEAPVREGQKAGWFYDHRMNRARLAPYVKGKRVLDLFSYIGGWGVQAGAFGASEVFCVDASGFALDGVERNAALNGISEKLTCIEGDVFEALRELKAAEERFDVIIADPPAFIKRKKDLKNGEAAYRRLNEQAMRMLNKDGILVSASCSMHLPEDDLNNILLTSARHLDRNMQLLERGGQGPDHPVHPAIAETRYIKSITCRLLPNS; translated from the coding sequence ATGTCCCTGCCCAGCCTTCGCCTCAAAGCCAATGCCGACCGCCGCCTGCGCGCCGGCCACCTGTGGGTCTACAGCAACGAAGTCGATGTCAGCGCGACCCCTTTGCAAGGCTTCCAGGCGGGCCAGCAGGCCATTCTCGAGGCAGCCAACGGCAAGCCGCTGGGCATCGTCGCGCTGAGTCCGAACAACCTGATCTGCGCCCGCCTGCTGTCACGCGACATCAAGCTGCCGCTGGACAAGTCGCTGCTGGTACACCGCCTGAACGTCGCCCTGTCGCTGCGCGAGCGCCTGTTCGAGCAGCCGTGCTACCGCCTGGTCTACGGTGACTCCGACCTGCTCCCAGGCCTGGTGGTCGACCGTTTCTTCGATATCCTCGTGGTGCAGTTGGCCTCGGCCACCATGGAAGCGCACAAGGATGACGTGATCGCCGCACTGGTGCAGGTGCTCAAGCCCAGCGGCATCCTGTTCAAGAACGATTCGGCCGCGCGCGACGCCGAAGGCCTGCAGCGCTATGTCGAGACCGTCTACGGCGAAGTGCCGGACTGGGTGCCGCTGGAAGAGAACGGCGTCAAGTTCGAAGCTCCGGTGCGCGAAGGCCAGAAGGCGGGCTGGTTCTACGACCACCGCATGAACCGCGCCCGCCTGGCACCGTACGTGAAGGGCAAGCGTGTACTCGACCTGTTCAGCTACATCGGCGGCTGGGGCGTGCAGGCCGGTGCCTTCGGCGCCAGCGAAGTGTTCTGCGTCGATGCCTCGGGCTTTGCCCTGGACGGCGTGGAGCGTAACGCTGCACTGAACGGCATCAGCGAGAAGCTGACCTGCATCGAAGGCGACGTGTTCGAAGCCCTGCGAGAGCTCAAGGCGGCCGAAGAACGCTTCGACGTGATCATTGCCGACCCACCTGCCTTCATCAAGCGCAAGAAGGACCTGAAAAACGGCGAAGCGGCCTACCGCCGCCTGAACGAACAGGCCATGCGCATGTTGAACAAAGACGGCATCCTCGTCAGCGCCTCGTGCTCGATGCACCTGCCCGAGGACGACCTGAACAACATCCTGCTGACCAGTGCCCGCCACCTGGACCGCAACATGCAGCTGCTCGAGCGAGGCGGTCAGGGCCCGGATCACCCGGTACACCCGGCCATCGCCGAAACCCGCTACATCAAAAGCATCACCTGCCGGTTACTGCCAAACAGCTGA
- the ilvD gene encoding dihydroxy-acid dehydratase has product MPDYRSKTSTQGRNMAGARALWRATGMKDEDFKKPIIAIANSFTQFVPGHVHLKDLGQLVAREIERAGGVAKEFNTIAVDDGIAMGHDGMLYSLPSREIIADAVEYMVNAHCADAIVCISNCDKITPGMLMAALRLNIPVIFVSGGPMEAGKTKLASHGLDLVDAMVIAADSTASDEKVAEYERSACPTCGSCSGMFTANSMNCLTEALGLALPGNGSTLATHSDREQLFLTAGRTIVELCKRYYGENDESVLPRSIANFKAFENAMMLDIAMGGSTNTILHLLAAAQEGEVAFDLRDIDRLSRKVPQLCKVAPNIQKYHMEDVHRAGGIFSILGSLARGGLLHTDLPTVHSRSMEEAIAKWDITQTDDEAVHTFFKAGPAGIPTQTAFSQSTRWETLDDDRENGCIRSFEHAYSQEGGLAVLYGNIALDGCVVKTAGVDESIHVFEGTAKIFESQDSAVRGILADEVKAGDIVIIRYEGPKGGPGMQEMLYPTSYLKSKGLGKACALLTDGRFSGGTSGLSIGHASPEAAAGGAIGLVRDGDKVLIDIPNRSINLLVSDEELAQRRVEQDKKGWKPAEVRPRKVTTALKAYALLATSADKGAVRNKAMLEGL; this is encoded by the coding sequence ATGCCTGATTATCGTTCCAAGACTTCCACCCAAGGCCGCAACATGGCCGGCGCCCGTGCCCTGTGGCGCGCCACCGGGATGAAGGACGAAGACTTCAAGAAACCGATCATCGCCATCGCCAACTCGTTCACCCAGTTCGTACCGGGCCATGTGCACCTGAAGGACCTGGGCCAGCTGGTGGCTCGCGAAATCGAACGCGCCGGTGGCGTGGCCAAGGAATTCAACACCATCGCGGTCGATGACGGCATCGCCATGGGCCACGACGGCATGCTGTACTCGCTGCCAAGCCGCGAAATCATTGCCGACGCCGTGGAATACATGGTCAATGCGCACTGCGCCGACGCCATCGTCTGTATCTCCAACTGCGACAAGATCACCCCCGGCATGCTGATGGCCGCCCTGCGCCTGAACATCCCGGTGATCTTCGTTTCCGGCGGCCCGATGGAAGCCGGCAAGACCAAGCTGGCCAGCCACGGCCTGGACCTGGTCGATGCCATGGTCATCGCGGCCGACTCCACGGCCTCCGACGAGAAAGTCGCCGAATACGAGCGCAGCGCCTGCCCGACCTGTGGTTCGTGCTCCGGCATGTTCACCGCCAACTCGATGAACTGCCTGACCGAAGCCCTGGGCCTGGCCCTGCCGGGCAACGGTTCGACCCTGGCCACCCACTCCGACCGCGAGCAGCTGTTCCTCACGGCCGGCCGTACCATCGTCGAGCTGTGCAAGCGCTACTACGGCGAGAATGACGAGTCGGTCCTGCCACGCAGCATCGCCAACTTCAAAGCGTTCGAAAACGCCATGATGCTGGACATCGCCATGGGCGGCTCGACCAACACCATCCTGCACCTGCTGGCAGCAGCACAGGAAGGCGAAGTGGCGTTCGACCTGCGCGACATCGACCGCCTGTCACGCAAAGTGCCGCAGCTGTGCAAAGTGGCGCCGAACATCCAGAAGTACCACATGGAAGACGTCCACCGCGCCGGCGGCATCTTCAGCATCCTCGGTTCGCTGGCCCGTGGCGGCCTGCTGCACACCGACCTGCCGACCGTGCACAGCCGCAGCATGGAAGAAGCCATCGCCAAATGGGACATCACCCAGACCGATGACGAAGCCGTGCACACCTTCTTCAAGGCTGGCCCTGCCGGTATCCCGACCCAGACCGCATTCAGCCAGTCGACCCGTTGGGAAACCCTCGACGACGACCGTGAAAACGGCTGTATCCGCAGCTTTGAACACGCCTACTCGCAAGAGGGCGGCCTGGCCGTGCTGTACGGCAACATCGCACTGGATGGCTGCGTGGTCAAAACCGCCGGTGTCGACGAATCGATCCACGTGTTCGAGGGCACCGCGAAGATCTTCGAAAGCCAGGACAGCGCCGTGCGCGGCATCCTCGCCGACGAGGTGAAAGCCGGCGACATCGTCATCATCCGCTACGAAGGCCCGAAAGGCGGCCCGGGCATGCAAGAAATGCTCTACCCGACCTCGTACCTCAAGTCCAAAGGCCTGGGCAAGGCCTGCGCCCTGCTCACCGACGGTCGCTTCTCGGGCGGTACCTCGGGCCTGTCGATCGGCCACGCCTCGCCAGAGGCCGCGGCGGGCGGCGCCATCGGCCTGGTGCGCGACGGCGACAAGGTACTGATCGACATCCCTAACCGCTCGATCAACCTGCTGGTCAGCGATGAAGAGCTGGCGCAACGCCGTGTCGAGCAGGACAAGAAGGGCTGGAAGCCAGCCGAGGTCCGTCCACGCAAGGTAACCACCGCGCTCAAGGCCTATGCCCTGCTGGCCACCAGTGCCGACAAGGGTGCGGTGCGTAACAAGGCAATGCTGGAAGGCCTCTGA
- the darG gene encoding type II toxin-antitoxin system antitoxin DNA ADP-ribosyl glycohydrolase DarG: protein MIHFMQGNLLEAKAEALVNTVNTVGVMGKGIALMFKERFVENYRQYAAACKAKEVVTGKMFVTEVRELDGPRWIVNFPTKRHWRSPSQIGWIVEGLHDLRNFIINNQVASIAIPPLGAGNGGLSWAAVREQIQRVLGDLDADVFVFEPTANYQNVSKRSGVEVLTPARALIAELVRRYWVLGMECSLLEVQKLAWLLERSIERFTPGINPLELKFVAHKYGPYANRLEHLLDNLDGSYLHCRKRISDAGPLDVIWFDEGRKSFLQAYLNSEAKAYLPALEFTAELIDGFESPFGMELLATVDWLLHEDGVEPTVPAVREHLKSWSGGVGAAARKSKLFDDEALGIALQKLSMFRSDPATSLH from the coding sequence ATGATCCACTTTATGCAAGGTAACCTGCTGGAGGCCAAGGCCGAAGCGCTGGTTAACACAGTTAACACCGTAGGGGTGATGGGGAAAGGCATCGCGCTGATGTTCAAGGAGCGTTTTGTCGAGAACTATCGCCAGTATGCTGCTGCCTGCAAAGCGAAAGAGGTAGTTACCGGGAAGATGTTTGTTACTGAAGTGCGTGAGCTGGACGGTCCACGCTGGATTGTGAATTTTCCAACCAAGCGGCATTGGCGCTCACCTTCGCAAATCGGCTGGATCGTCGAGGGCCTTCATGATTTGCGCAACTTCATTATCAATAACCAGGTGGCTTCGATTGCTATCCCTCCACTTGGTGCTGGTAATGGAGGGTTGTCTTGGGCTGCGGTACGAGAACAGATTCAGAGGGTGCTGGGTGATCTGGACGCGGATGTTTTCGTTTTCGAGCCTACGGCAAATTATCAAAACGTTTCCAAGCGCAGTGGTGTTGAGGTTTTGACCCCGGCTCGAGCCTTGATTGCAGAGCTTGTGCGCCGCTATTGGGTGCTGGGGATGGAGTGCAGCTTGCTCGAAGTCCAGAAGCTTGCCTGGTTACTGGAGCGATCAATCGAGCGGTTCACGCCAGGCATCAACCCATTGGAATTGAAGTTTGTCGCTCATAAGTATGGTCCTTACGCCAACCGGCTTGAGCACCTGCTAGATAACCTGGATGGCAGCTATTTACACTGCCGAAAGCGGATCAGCGATGCAGGCCCTCTGGACGTTATCTGGTTTGATGAGGGGCGCAAGTCATTTTTACAGGCGTATCTGAACAGTGAAGCCAAGGCCTATTTGCCGGCGTTGGAGTTCACTGCCGAGTTGATTGATGGTTTCGAGTCTCCGTTTGGTATGGAGCTGCTGGCCACCGTTGATTGGTTATTGCATGAAGATGGTGTTGAGCCGACAGTCCCTGCAGTTCGCGAACACCTGAAAAGTTGGTCAGGAGGGGTAGGTGCCGCTGCTCGAAAAAGCAAACTGTTCGATGACGAGGCACTTGGAATCGCTCTCCAAAAGCTGTCAATGTTTCGATCCGACCCAGCCACCTCGCTTCACTGA
- a CDS encoding DarT ssDNA thymidine ADP-ribosyltransferase family protein, with amino-acid sequence MAIRDQQFIYHLTSIENVPSIMRRGLLPRAHLQAGFTDIADPEIIEGRRDEGLEHVPVAALLGIVCYNEALKGRVDKEVQQRRLNLPVYARPGWYF; translated from the coding sequence GTGGCTATTCGAGATCAGCAGTTCATCTACCACCTGACAAGCATTGAAAATGTCCCTTCCATCATGCGAAGGGGCTTGCTTCCCAGAGCCCATTTGCAGGCCGGTTTTACCGATATCGCTGATCCTGAAATTATCGAAGGCCGGCGGGATGAGGGGCTGGAACATGTCCCAGTTGCTGCCCTTCTGGGAATTGTCTGCTACAACGAAGCTTTGAAGGGGCGTGTCGACAAGGAGGTTCAGCAACGTCGATTGAATCTCCCTGTGTATGCTCGTCCTGGGTGGTACTTCTAA
- a CDS encoding phosphorylcholine phosphatase, translated as MKVAVKAAAIGLSLLFSIETFATELKHWPADAAKQLDSMIAANANKGNYAVFDMDNTSYRYDLEEALLPFMENKGLLSRDKLDPSLKLMPFKDTAEHKESLFSYYYRLCEIDDMVCYPWVAQVFSGFTLQELKAQVDELMASTKPIPSTYYEGDQVKAIEVQPPKVFKGQAELYNKLMENGIEVYVVSAASEELVRMVASDPKYGYNVKPQNVIGVSLLLKDRASGQLTTARKQISAGHYDAKANEGLELTPYLWTPATWMAGKQAAILTYIDEWKKPVLVGGDTPTSDGYMQFHGVDVGKGGIHLWINRKAKYMDQLNGMIAKNAAAQAKEGLPVTADKNWVIVTPEQIQ; from the coding sequence ATGAAAGTCGCTGTGAAAGCCGCCGCCATCGGCCTGTCCCTGCTGTTCAGTATCGAAACCTTCGCCACGGAGCTCAAACACTGGCCCGCCGACGCGGCCAAACAGCTCGACAGCATGATCGCCGCCAATGCCAACAAGGGTAACTACGCGGTGTTTGACATGGACAACACCAGTTACCGCTATGACCTGGAAGAAGCCTTGCTTCCGTTCATGGAAAACAAGGGGCTGCTAAGCCGCGACAAGCTCGACCCTTCGTTGAAGTTGATGCCGTTCAAGGACACTGCCGAGCACAAGGAAAGCCTGTTCAGTTACTACTACCGGCTGTGTGAAATCGATGACATGGTCTGCTACCCGTGGGTAGCCCAGGTGTTCTCGGGCTTTACCTTGCAGGAGCTGAAGGCGCAGGTGGATGAGCTGATGGCTTCGACCAAGCCGATCCCCAGCACCTATTACGAAGGCGACCAGGTCAAGGCCATCGAGGTTCAGCCGCCCAAGGTCTTCAAGGGCCAGGCCGAGCTGTACAACAAGCTGATGGAGAATGGCATCGAGGTCTATGTGGTTTCGGCGGCCTCCGAAGAGCTGGTACGCATGGTCGCCTCGGACCCCAAGTATGGATACAACGTGAAACCCCAGAACGTGATTGGCGTGAGCCTGCTGCTCAAGGACCGCGCCAGCGGCCAGCTGACCACTGCGCGCAAGCAGATCAGCGCCGGGCACTACGATGCCAAGGCTAACGAGGGCCTGGAGCTGACCCCTTACCTGTGGACCCCGGCCACCTGGATGGCGGGCAAGCAGGCGGCGATCCTTACCTACATCGATGAGTGGAAGAAACCGGTGCTGGTGGGCGGCGACACGCCGACCAGCGATGGCTACATGCAGTTCCACGGGGTGGATGTGGGCAAAGGCGGTATCCACCTGTGGATAAACCGCAAGGCCAAGTACATGGACCAGCTCAACGGGATGATTGCCAAGAATGCGGCGGCGCAGGCCAAGGAAGGGTTGCCGGTGACGGCAGACAAGAACTGGGTGATCGTCACGCCGGAGCAGATTCAATAG
- a CDS encoding L-cystine transporter gives MNLPLSLNLLAFLALLLGLAQTRRTDWSLAKKVLLGLVLGVVFGLVLHTIYGAGHPVLKATIAWLDLVGNGYVGLLQMIVMPLIFASILSAVARLHNASSLGRISVLSIGTLLLTTAIAALIGIVLTNLFGLSAEGLVAGAQESARMQVIHSDYAGKVADLNIPQLLLSFIPSNPIGDLARAKPTSIISVVIFAVFLGLAALHLIKDDAEKGERALSAIDTLQAWVMRLVRVVMKLTPYGVLALMTKVVASSNTEDILKLGSFVVVSYLGLGLMFVVHGIILAATGVSPLRFFRKVWPVLTFAFTSRSSAASIPLNIEAQTRRLGVPQSIASFSASFGTTIGQNGCAGLYPAMLAVMVAPAVGIDTFDPLWIATLVAIVTLSSAGVAGVGGGATFAALIVLPAMGLPVELVALLISVEPLIDMGRTALNVNGSMTAGVVTSQLLKETDKEVLAGDEHAELSHT, from the coding sequence ATGAACCTGCCGCTGTCACTCAACCTGCTGGCGTTCCTGGCCCTGTTGCTGGGTCTGGCACAAACCCGCCGCACCGACTGGAGCCTGGCCAAGAAGGTACTGCTTGGCCTGGTGCTGGGCGTGGTCTTCGGCCTTGTGCTGCATACGATCTATGGCGCAGGCCACCCCGTGCTCAAGGCAACCATCGCCTGGCTCGATCTGGTCGGCAACGGCTATGTCGGCCTGTTACAAATGATCGTCATGCCGCTGATCTTCGCCTCGATCCTCAGTGCCGTGGCACGTTTGCACAATGCCTCTTCGCTGGGCCGCATCAGCGTGCTGAGCATCGGCACCCTGCTGCTGACCACTGCCATTGCTGCCCTGATCGGCATTGTGTTGACCAACCTGTTCGGCCTCAGCGCCGAGGGCCTGGTGGCCGGCGCCCAGGAAAGCGCACGCATGCAGGTTATCCACAGTGACTACGCGGGCAAGGTCGCCGACCTCAACATCCCGCAACTGCTGCTGTCGTTCATCCCCAGCAACCCGATAGGCGACCTGGCGCGGGCCAAGCCGACCTCGATCATCAGCGTGGTGATCTTTGCCGTGTTCCTCGGCCTGGCCGCGCTCCACTTGATCAAGGACGACGCCGAGAAGGGCGAGCGCGCCCTGTCGGCCATCGACACCCTGCAGGCCTGGGTAATGCGCCTGGTGCGGGTCGTGATGAAGCTGACCCCCTATGGCGTGCTGGCGTTGATGACCAAAGTAGTGGCCAGTTCCAACACGGAGGACATCCTCAAGCTGGGCAGCTTCGTGGTGGTGTCGTACCTGGGCCTGGGGTTGATGTTCGTGGTGCACGGCATCATCCTCGCCGCCACCGGCGTGAGCCCGCTGCGCTTCTTCCGCAAGGTGTGGCCGGTGCTGACCTTCGCCTTCACCAGCCGCTCCAGCGCCGCCAGCATTCCGCTGAACATCGAGGCACAAACCCGCCGTCTGGGCGTGCCGCAATCGATCGCCAGCTTCAGCGCATCGTTCGGCACCACCATTGGCCAGAACGGCTGCGCCGGGCTCTATCCGGCCATGCTGGCGGTGATGGTCGCGCCAGCAGTAGGCATCGACACCTTCGACCCGCTGTGGATCGCCACCCTGGTGGCCATCGTCACGCTGAGCTCTGCAGGGGTTGCCGGCGTGGGCGGCGGTGCCACCTTTGCCGCGCTGATCGTGCTGCCAGCCATGGGCTTGCCGGTGGAACTGGTGGCGTTGCTGATTTCGGTGGAGCCGCTGATCGACATGGGCCGTACGGCGTTGAACGTGAACGGTTCGATGACGGCGGGCGTTGTCACCAGCCAGCTGTTGAAAGAGACTGACAAGGAAGTGCTGGCCGGTGATGAACATGCCGAGCTGAGCCACACCTGA
- a CDS encoding dihydrofolate reductase has translation MNTSLPLSLIAAYAENRVIGIDNSMPWHLPGDFKYFKATTLGKPIIMGRKTWDSLGRPLPGRLNIVVSRQPGLELAGAEVFASLEEALVRAEQWAREQGVGELMLIGGAQLYGQALEKGLVSRMYLTRVELAPEGDAWFPAFDEGQWRLTSSEAQAEEGKPAYHFEVWDKG, from the coding sequence ATGAATACATCACTCCCCCTCAGCCTGATCGCGGCTTATGCCGAGAACCGCGTGATCGGCATCGACAACTCCATGCCCTGGCATTTGCCGGGGGACTTCAAGTACTTCAAGGCCACCACCCTGGGCAAGCCGATCATCATGGGGCGCAAGACCTGGGACTCGCTGGGGCGGCCGCTGCCTGGGCGGCTGAACATCGTGGTCAGCCGCCAGCCGGGGCTTGAACTTGCAGGTGCCGAAGTGTTCGCCTCGCTTGAAGAGGCGTTGGTGCGGGCCGAGCAGTGGGCGCGCGAGCAGGGCGTCGGTGAGCTGATGCTGATTGGGGGCGCGCAGCTGTACGGGCAGGCGCTGGAGAAGGGGCTGGTCAGCCGCATGTACCTGACGCGGGTTGAGTTGGCGCCAGAGGGGGATGCGTGGTTCCCGGCGTTTGATGAAGGGCAGTGGAGGCTGACTTCTAGCGAGGCACAGGCTGAGGAAGGTAAGCCGGCGTATCACTTCGAGGTTTGGGATAAGGGTTGA
- a CDS encoding DUF2868 domain-containing protein has protein sequence MEDLVTAPTPLDKRWLTEAVRLREEHAGPLEDQEANRHARQLGGDLATRIETRALFLAERDDMTGALRHWKQGARLALLALLLMAVLSGTGLGLAALGDGQRPVNVFWALGSLLGLNLLMLLGWGMGFALSGEHGAGLGRLWLWLSERFARDAKAAHLAPALLVLLQRQRLNRWLLGLLVHGLWLLAMLTALGMLLVLLATRRYGFVWETTLLAADPFIHLTQALGALPSLLGFAVPDEAMIRASGDSLPALDVARQAWASWLLGVVLVYGLLPRLLLAGLCLWRWRQGRERLTLDLGLPGYAQLREALMPRSERIGVQDAAPQALPQFAAGQLESGSSGALLVGLELDDQRPWPPALPKSVTDAGVLDSRESRNRLLEQLSRFPPARLAIACDPRRSPDRGSLALLAELARNAGATRIWLLQAAPGQPLDAERLGDWHEALDRLGLQHADTSPLTWLEHGHD, from the coding sequence ATGGAAGACCTTGTGACTGCACCCACGCCACTGGACAAGCGCTGGCTCACCGAAGCGGTACGCCTGCGCGAAGAACATGCCGGCCCGCTGGAAGACCAGGAAGCCAACCGCCACGCCCGCCAGCTAGGTGGCGACCTGGCCACGCGCATCGAAACACGTGCGCTGTTCCTGGCCGAGCGCGATGACATGACCGGCGCCCTGCGCCATTGGAAGCAGGGCGCGCGTCTGGCGCTGCTGGCCCTGCTGCTGATGGCCGTGCTCAGCGGCACGGGCCTGGGGCTGGCCGCCCTCGGTGACGGGCAGCGCCCGGTGAATGTGTTCTGGGCGCTGGGCAGCCTGCTCGGGCTGAACCTGCTGATGCTACTTGGCTGGGGCATGGGTTTTGCCCTGAGCGGCGAGCATGGCGCAGGGCTGGGCCGCTTGTGGCTGTGGCTAAGCGAACGCTTTGCCCGCGATGCCAAGGCCGCGCACCTGGCGCCAGCGCTGCTGGTGCTGCTGCAACGTCAACGCCTCAACCGGTGGCTGCTCGGCCTGTTGGTACACGGCCTGTGGCTGCTGGCGATGCTCACCGCGCTGGGCATGCTACTGGTCTTGCTGGCGACCCGGCGCTATGGCTTTGTCTGGGAAACCACCTTGCTCGCCGCCGACCCGTTCATTCACCTGACCCAAGCACTGGGCGCCCTCCCGTCGTTGCTGGGCTTCGCCGTGCCCGACGAAGCCATGATCCGCGCCAGCGGCGACAGCCTGCCAGCCCTGGACGTGGCCCGCCAGGCCTGGGCCAGCTGGCTGCTCGGCGTGGTGCTGGTATACGGCCTGCTGCCCCGCCTGCTGCTGGCCGGGTTATGCCTGTGGCGCTGGCGCCAGGGCCGTGAACGCCTGACGCTGGACCTGGGCCTGCCCGGCTACGCGCAACTGCGCGAGGCACTGATGCCGCGCAGCGAGCGCATCGGCGTGCAGGATGCTGCCCCGCAAGCCTTGCCACAGTTTGCCGCCGGGCAGCTGGAAAGCGGCAGCAGCGGTGCCCTGCTGGTGGGCCTGGAGCTGGACGACCAGCGCCCTTGGCCACCGGCCCTGCCCAAAAGCGTGACCGATGCCGGCGTGCTCGACAGCCGCGAATCACGCAACCGGCTGTTGGAGCAGCTCAGCCGCTTCCCACCGGCACGCCTGGCCATCGCCTGCGACCCACGCCGCTCGCCCGACCGCGGCAGCTTGGCGCTGCTCGCCGAACTGGCGCGCAATGCCGGCGCAACCCGTATCTGGCTGCTGCAGGCTGCACCGGGCCAGCCCCTCGATGCCGAGCGCCTGGGCGATTGGCACGAAGCCCTTGACCGCCTTGGCCTGCAACATGCCGACACCTCACCGCTGACCTGGCTGGAGCATGGCCATGACTGA
- a CDS encoding GTPase/DUF3482 domain-containing protein, which translates to MTEPLKLAVVGHTNVGKTSLLRTLTRDVGFGEVSHRPSTTRHVEGARLSVDGEPLLELYDTPGLEDAIALLDYLERLERPGERLDGPARLERFLQGSEARQRFEQEAKVLRQLLASHAGLYVIDAREPVLAKYRDELEVLANCGKPLLPVLNFVASSQHREPEWREALARLGLHALVRFDSVAPPEDGERRLYESLALLLENARPALQRLIDDQQAQRLARRHSGKRLIAELLLDCAACRRSVEAEPAAEARAIEALRQDIRQREQRCVEALLKLYAFRREDAHASDLPLLDGRWGDDLFNPETLKLLGVRLGSGVAAGAAAGAGVDLLVGGLTLGAAALAGAIAGGALQTARNYGSRLMGKLKGKRELTVDDTVLRLLALRQQQLMVALDNRGHAAQDSIRLGELDEKAWREGKLPEALVKARAHPQWSTLNPGAKLNQAERQEQLEALVSQI; encoded by the coding sequence ATGACTGAGCCACTGAAACTGGCCGTGGTCGGCCATACCAATGTTGGCAAAACCTCGCTACTGCGCACCCTGACCCGCGACGTCGGTTTTGGCGAAGTGTCCCACCGCCCCAGCACTACTCGCCATGTGGAAGGTGCACGGCTGTCGGTGGACGGTGAACCTTTGCTGGAGCTGTACGACACGCCCGGCCTGGAAGATGCCATCGCCCTGCTCGACTACCTTGAACGCCTGGAGCGCCCAGGCGAGCGCCTGGACGGCCCTGCCCGGCTGGAGCGTTTTCTGCAGGGCAGCGAAGCGCGCCAACGCTTCGAGCAGGAGGCCAAGGTATTGCGCCAACTGCTGGCCAGTCATGCCGGCCTGTATGTGATCGATGCGCGCGAGCCGGTGCTGGCCAAGTACCGCGACGAACTGGAAGTGCTGGCCAACTGCGGCAAGCCGTTGCTGCCGGTGCTCAACTTCGTCGCCAGCAGCCAGCACCGCGAGCCTGAATGGCGTGAAGCCCTTGCCCGGCTTGGGCTTCACGCATTGGTACGGTTCGACAGCGTGGCCCCGCCAGAGGATGGTGAGCGCCGTTTGTACGAAAGCCTGGCGCTGCTGCTGGAAAACGCCCGCCCGGCGCTGCAACGGCTGATCGACGACCAGCAGGCACAGCGTTTGGCACGCCGGCACAGCGGCAAGCGCCTGATCGCCGAACTGCTGCTCGATTGCGCTGCATGCCGGCGCAGTGTCGAGGCCGAACCAGCGGCAGAAGCTCGGGCCATCGAAGCGCTGCGCCAGGACATACGCCAACGAGAACAACGCTGCGTCGAAGCCTTGCTCAAGCTGTATGCCTTCCGCCGCGAGGACGCCCATGCCAGCGACCTGCCGTTGCTGGACGGCCGCTGGGGCGATGACTTGTTCAATCCGGAAACGTTGAAACTGCTGGGCGTGCGCCTGGGCAGCGGCGTGGCGGCGGGGGCGGCAGCGGGGGCCGGGGTCGACTTGCTGGTTGGTGGCCTTACCCTCGGCGCGGCGGCGCTGGCCGGGGCGATTGCCGGCGGTGCGCTGCAGACGGCGCGCAACTATGGTTCGCGGTTGATGGGCAAGCTCAAGGGCAAGCGCGAGCTGACCGTGGACGACACGGTATTGCGTCTGCTGGCCTTGCGTCAGCAGCAGTTGATGGTGGCGCTGGATAACCGCGGGCATGCGGCGCAAGACAGCATTCGCCTGGGTGAGCTGGATGAAAAGGCCTGGCGTGAGGGCAAGTTGCCGGAGGCGTTGGTCAAAGCGCGGGCGCACCCGCAGTGGTCCACCCTGAATCCCGGGGCCAAGCTGAATCAGGCTGAGCGGCAGGAGCAGTTGGAGGCGCTGGTTTCACAGATTTGA